A region of Arabidopsis thaliana chromosome 5, partial sequence DNA encodes the following proteins:
- a CDS encoding Disease resistance protein (TIR-NBS-LRR class) family (Disease resistance protein (TIR-NBS-LRR class) family; FUNCTIONS IN: transmembrane receptor activity, ATP binding; INVOLVED IN: signal transduction, apoptosis, defense response, innate immune response; LOCATED IN: intrinsic to membrane; CONTAINS InterPro DOMAIN/s: NB-ARC (InterPro:IPR002182), Leucine-rich repeat, typical subtype (InterPro:IPR003591), Disease resistance protein (InterPro:IPR000767), Toll-Interleukin receptor (InterPro:IPR000157); BEST Arabidopsis thaliana protein match is: Disease resistance protein (TIR-NBS-LRR class) family (TAIR:AT4G36150.1); Has 28903 Blast hits to 18982 proteins in 765 species: Archae - 18; Bacteria - 1854; Metazoa - 4567; Fungi - 301; Plants - 21032; Viruses - 0; Other Eukaryotes - 1131 (source: NCBI BLink).) produces the protein MATSSSNVVVHQQQPPPQHKVFINFRGAELRHKFISHLLKALERERINVFIDTRETMGTGLENLFQRIQESKIAIVVISSRYTESQWCLNELVKIKECVEAGTLVVFPVFYKVDVKIVRFLTGSFGEKLETLVLRHSERYEPWKQALEFVTSKTGKRVEENSDEGAEVEQIVEHVKEILRTISGEIPRGRESESPRGEGEGEAEPKTTPSDDSLLHGIETRVEQLKEKLELKSENVTRFIGVVGMPGIGKTTLAKRLFSECGKHFLHKMFLDDVSQKPEPFLDETLHTDLLLGLWKSKNNGRDGNRAKLSIDYIKTQLQGKKVFVVLDNVGDKSQIDKILGGCDWIKAGSRIVITTSSKSVIQGLNSTYLVPGLSSCDALNHFNYHAFSASDGFYQPSFTDLAKQFVDYSMGHPSVLKLLARELRSKDESYWKEKLSALANSPSNTIQDVLRIPYDELKEQHKIVFLDIAYFFRFENESYVRRLLGSSAHADASEITDLADKFLIDISGDRVEMNDLLYTFAIGLNSQASSENTTSERRLSKHSEIVDVLMNKAEATKVRGVYLDMFEVKEMGLDSDTFNKMDDLRYLKFYNSHCHRECEAEDSKLNFPEGLEFLPQELRYLNWLKYPEKNLPINFDPKNLIDLKLPYSQIEQIWEEEKDTSNLQWLDLNHSSKLHSLSGLSRAQKLQSINLEGCTGLKTLPQVLQNMESLMFLNLRGCTSLESLPDITLVGLRTLILSNCSRFKEFKLIAKNLEELYLDGTAIKELPSTIGDLQKLISLKLKDCKNLLSLPDSIGNLKAIQEIILSGCSSLESFPEVNQNLKHLKTLLLDGTAIKKIPDILHHLSPDQGLTSSQSNCHLCEWPRGIYGLSSVRRLSLSSNEFRILPRSIGYLYHLNWLDLKHCKNLVSVPMLPPNLQWLDAHGCISLETISILSDPLLAETEHLHSTFIFTNCTKLYKVEENSIESYPRKKIQLMSNALARYEKGLALDVLIGICFPGWQVPGWFNHRTVGLELKQNLPRHWNAGGLAGIALCAVVSFKDYISKNNRLLVTCSGEFKKEDKTLFQFSCILGGWTEHGSYEAREIKSDHVFIGYTSWLNFMKSDDSIGCVATEASLRFQVTDGTREVTNCTVVKCGFSLIYSHTNVDHSLCTDNYSDVTTTTSGGTSSGSITDVGESCYQNGSEEIIEEAMLFAASREVEEEEDTESLVTLSSLMGESPKRSEKKVLMSVRNGSTREVAIERDVNNAHCLSFLNVFRFWRD, from the exons ATGGCGACTTCCTCCTCAAACGTAGTGGTTCACCAGCAGCAGCCGCCGCCGCAACATAAAGTGTTCATAAATTTCCGAGGAGCTGAGCTGCGACACAAGTTCATCAGTCATCTACTGAAAGCCTTGGAGAGGGAAAGAATCAACGTGTTCATAGACACTCGAGAAACAATGGGCACAGGTCTGGAAAACCTATTCCAGAGAATACAAGAGTCGAAGATTGCGATTGTGGTCATTTCAAGCAGGTACACTGAGTCACAATGGTGCTTAAATGAGCTGGTAAAGATCAAAGAGTGTGTGGAGGCAGGGACCTTGGTGGTATTTCCAGTGTTCTACAAGGTGGACGTTAAAATCGTGAGGTTCCTAACAGGATCGTTTGGtgaaaaattagaaacattAGTGTTGCGTCATAGTGAAAGATATGAGCCATGGAAGCAGGCTCTAGAGTTTGTGACCTCGAAGACAGGCAAGAGGGTGGAGGAAAATAG CGACGAGGGTGCGGAGGTTGAACAAATCGTGGAGCATGTAAAGGAAATCCTAAGAACAATTTCAGGGGAGATTCCACGAGGAAGAGAAAGTGAATCGCCgagaggagaaggagaaggagaagcagagCCTAAGACTACTCCTTCAGATGATTCTCTACTCCATGGGATTGAAACAAGGGTAGAGCAACTAAAAGAGAAGCTAGAGTTGAAATCTGAAAATGTCACTCGCTTTATCGGCGTTGTTGGGATGCCTGGAATAGGTAAAACGACTCTTGCCAAGAGACTATTCAGTGAATGTGGAAAACATTTCCTGCATAAGATGTTTCTAGATGACGTGAGCCAGAAGCCAGAGCCTTTTTTAGACGAGACGCTGCACACGGACCTATTGCTCGGGTTATGGAAGAGCAAAAACAATGGGAGAGATGGAAATAGAGCCAAGTTATCGATTGACTACATAAAGACTCAActacaaggaaaaaaagtttttgttgttcttgacaATGTGGGTGACAAGAGTCAGATAGATAAGATTCTTGGTGGGTGTGACTGGATAAAAGCAGGAAGCAGAATTGTGATCACAACGAGCAGCAAATCGGTGATTCAAGGACTCAACAGCACTTATCTCGTCCCGGGGCTGAGTAGCTGTGATGCCCTAAACCATTTCAACTATCACGCGTTTTCTGCTAGTGACGGTTTCTACCAGCCAAGTTTCACGGATCTTGCAAAACAGTTTGTGGATTACTCTATGGGACATCCATCAGTTCTCAAGCTGCTTGCTCGTGAGCTTCGTAGTAAAGACGAGAGTTACTGGAAAGAAAAGCTTAGTGCTCTTGCTAATAGCCCAAGCAACACGATTCAAGATGTTTTGAGAATACCTTATGACGAGCTTAAGGAGCAGCACAAGATCGTGTTCCTCGACATTGCCTATTTCTTCAGGTTTGAGAATGAGAGTTACGTGAGGAGATTGCTTGGTTCTTCGGCTCACGCAGATGCGAGTGAAATAACTGATCTAGCCGATAAGTTTTTGATCGACATTAGTGGCGATCGTGTCGAGATGAATGATCTGTTGTATACTTTCGCGATAGGTCTGAATTCGCAAGCATCCTCTGAAAATACAACAAGTGAGCGTAGGCTCTCAAAGCACTCTGAGATTGTTGATGTTCTCATGAACAAAGCG GAAGCAACCAAGGTCAGAGGAGTTTACCTTGACATGTTCGAGGTAAAGGAAATGGGCTTAGACAGTGACACGTTCAACAAAATGGATGATCTCAGATACTTGAAGTTCTACAATTCTCATTGTCATAGAGAATGTGAAGCTGAAGACAGCAAACTAAACTTCCCCGAGGGACTCGAGTTCCTGCCGCAAGAGCTTCGATATCTTAACTGGCTTAAATATCCGGAGAAGAACCTTCCTATAAATTTTGACCCAAAGAATCTTATCGACCTCAAGCTGCCTTATAGTCAGATTGAGCAGATTTGGGAGGAGGAGAag GATACATCCAACTTACAGTGGCTGGATCTGAATCATTCAAGTAAGCTGCACTCATTATCGGGTTTATCGCGGGCTCAAAAGCTTCAAAGTATAAACCTTGAAGGCTGCACGGGACTGAAGACGCTTCCTCAAGTGCTGCAGAACATGGAAAGTCTCATGTTCCTGAATCTGAGAGGATGTACGAGCCTCGAGTCTCTTCCAGATATAACATTGGTTGGTCTAAGAACTTTAATCCTCAGCAACTGCTCAAGGTTTAAGGAATTCAAGCTGATTGCAAAGAATCTTGAAGAATTGTACTTAGATGGCACTGCCATTAAGGAACTTCCTTCAACAATCGGAGACCTCCAAAAGCTTATCTCGCTGAAACTGAAAGACTGCAAGAATCTGTTGAGTCTCCCTGACTCTATAGGAAACCTAAAAGCTATTCAAGAAATAATACTCTCTGGTTGTTCAAGCCTTGAGAGTTTCCCAGAAGTTAACCAAAACTTGAAACACTTAAAGACTTTACTACTAGACGGAACAGCCATAAAGAAGATTCCTGACATTTTGCATCACCTATCTCCTGATCAAGGCCTGACATCTTCCCAATCAAACTGCCATTTGTGTGAATGGCCGCGTGGAATCTACGGATTATCGTCAGTGCGACGTTTATCTCTGAGCAGTAATGAGTTCAGAATCTTGCCGAGGAGTATTGGTTATCTCTACCATCTAAACTGGCTTGACTTGAAGCACTGCAAGAATCTTGTCTCTGTTCCAATGCTTCCACCAAATCTTCAATGGTTAGACGCACACGGCTGCATTTCATTGGAAACGATTTCCATCCTTTCAGATCCTCTTCTGGCGGAAACAGAGCATTTGCACTCCACATTTATCTTCACTAACTGTACCAAACTTTATAAAGTTGAGGAGAATAGCATCGAATCCTACCCTCGGAAGAAAATCCAGTTGATGTCAAACGCACTAGCTCGCTATGAAAAG GGATTAGCTCTCGATGTTCTGATCGGAATCTGCTTTCCCGGATGGCAAGTGCCCGGGTGGTTCAATCATCGAACGGTTGGATTAGAGTTGAAGCAAAACCTGCCGCGACATTGGAACGCAGGCGGGCTTGCCGGTATAGCTCTTTGTGCTGTGGTCTCATTCAAGGACTACATATCAAAGAATAACAGGCTCTTAGTTACATGTAGCGGTGAgttcaaaaaagaagacaagactTTGTTCCAGTTTAGTTGCATTCTTGGTGGTTGGACTGAACATGGAAGCTATGAAGCCCGCGAGATCAAGTCTGATCATGTCTTTATCGGCTACACCAGCTGGTTGAATTTCATGAAAAGTGACGACAGTATAGGATGTGTTGCAACCGAGGCTTCACTAAGATTCCAAGTTACGGACGGGACAAGAGAGGTTACAAACTGCACTGTCGTCAAGTGCGGCTTTAGTCTCATCTATTCACACACTAATGTTGATCATAGCTTGTGTACAGACAATTATTCTGATGTAACTACAACTACCAGTGGGGGTACAAGCTCCGGTTCAATAACGGACGTTGGAGAAAGTTGTTACCAAAATGGAAGTGAAGAAATCATAGAGGAAGCAATGCTTTTCGCAGCTTCaagagaagttgaagaagaagaagacacagaGAGCTTAGTGACATTAAGCTCACTAATGGGAGAAAGTCCAAAGAGAAGTGAGAAGAAGGTACTGATGAGTGTCCGTAATGGTTCCACTAGAGAGGTAGCGATAGAGAGGGACGTTAACAACGCACATTGCCTTTCGTTTTTAAATGTGTTTAGATTTTGGCGGGATTGA
- a CDS encoding Disease resistance protein (TIR-NBS-LRR class) family encodes MPGIGKTTLAKRLFSECGKHFLHKMFLDDVSQKPEPFLDETLHTDLLLGLWKSKNNGRDGNRAKLSIDYIKTQLQGKKVFVVLDNVGDKSQIDKILGGCDWIKAGSRIVITTSSKSVIQGLNSTYLVPGLSSCDALNHFNYHAFSASDGFYQPSFTDLAKQFVDYSMGHPSVLKLLARELRSKDESYWKEKLSALANSPSNTIQDVLRIPYDELKEQHKIVFLDIAYFFRFENESYVRRLLGSSAHADASEITDLADKFLIDISGDRVEMNDLLYTFAIGLNSQASSENTTSERRLSKHSEIVDVLMNKAEATKVRGVYLDMFEVKEMGLDSDTFNKMDDLRYLKFYNSHCHRECEAEDSKLNFPEGLEFLPQELRYLNWLKYPEKNLPINFDPKNLIDLKLPYSQIEQIWEEEKDTSNLQWLDLNHSSKLHSLSGLSRAQKLQSINLEGCTGLKTLPQVLQNMESLMFLNLRGCTSLESLPDITLVGLRTLILSNCSRFKEFKLIAKNLEELYLDGTAIKELPSTIGDLQKLISLKLKDCKNLLSLPDSIGNLKAIQEIILSGCSSLESFPEVNQNLKHLKTLLLDGTAIKKIPDILHHLSPDQGLTSSQSNCHLCEWPRGIYGLSSVRRLSLSSNEFRILPRSIGYLYHLNWLDLKHCKNLVSVPMLPPNLQWLDAHGCISLETISILSDPLLAETEHLHSTFIFTNCTKLYKVEENSIESYPRKKIQLMSNALARYEKGLALDVLIGICFPGWQVPGWFNHRTVGLELKQNLPRHWNAGGLAGIALCAVVSFKDYISKNNRLLVTCSGEFKKEDKTLFQFSCILGGWTEHGSYEAREIKSDHVFIGYTSWLNFMKSDDSIGCVATEASLRFQVTDGTREVTNCTVVKCGFSLIYSHTNVDHSLCTDNYSDVTTTTSGGTSSGSITDVGESCYQNGSEEIIEEAMLFAASREVEEEEDTESLVTLSSLMGESPKRSEKKVLMSVRNGSTREVAIERDVNNAHCLSFLNVFRFWRD; translated from the exons ATGCCTGGAATAGGTAAAACGACTCTTGCCAAGAGACTATTCAGTGAATGTGGAAAACATTTCCTGCATAAGATGTTTCTAGATGACGTGAGCCAGAAGCCAGAGCCTTTTTTAGACGAGACGCTGCACACGGACCTATTGCTCGGGTTATGGAAGAGCAAAAACAATGGGAGAGATGGAAATAGAGCCAAGTTATCGATTGACTACATAAAGACTCAActacaaggaaaaaaagtttttgttgttcttgacaATGTGGGTGACAAGAGTCAGATAGATAAGATTCTTGGTGGGTGTGACTGGATAAAAGCAGGAAGCAGAATTGTGATCACAACGAGCAGCAAATCGGTGATTCAAGGACTCAACAGCACTTATCTCGTCCCGGGGCTGAGTAGCTGTGATGCCCTAAACCATTTCAACTATCACGCGTTTTCTGCTAGTGACGGTTTCTACCAGCCAAGTTTCACGGATCTTGCAAAACAGTTTGTGGATTACTCTATGGGACATCCATCAGTTCTCAAGCTGCTTGCTCGTGAGCTTCGTAGTAAAGACGAGAGTTACTGGAAAGAAAAGCTTAGTGCTCTTGCTAATAGCCCAAGCAACACGATTCAAGATGTTTTGAGAATACCTTATGACGAGCTTAAGGAGCAGCACAAGATCGTGTTCCTCGACATTGCCTATTTCTTCAGGTTTGAGAATGAGAGTTACGTGAGGAGATTGCTTGGTTCTTCGGCTCACGCAGATGCGAGTGAAATAACTGATCTAGCCGATAAGTTTTTGATCGACATTAGTGGCGATCGTGTCGAGATGAATGATCTGTTGTATACTTTCGCGATAGGTCTGAATTCGCAAGCATCCTCTGAAAATACAACAAGTGAGCGTAGGCTCTCAAAGCACTCTGAGATTGTTGATGTTCTCATGAACAAAGCG GAAGCAACCAAGGTCAGAGGAGTTTACCTTGACATGTTCGAGGTAAAGGAAATGGGCTTAGACAGTGACACGTTCAACAAAATGGATGATCTCAGATACTTGAAGTTCTACAATTCTCATTGTCATAGAGAATGTGAAGCTGAAGACAGCAAACTAAACTTCCCCGAGGGACTCGAGTTCCTGCCGCAAGAGCTTCGATATCTTAACTGGCTTAAATATCCGGAGAAGAACCTTCCTATAAATTTTGACCCAAAGAATCTTATCGACCTCAAGCTGCCTTATAGTCAGATTGAGCAGATTTGGGAGGAGGAGAag GATACATCCAACTTACAGTGGCTGGATCTGAATCATTCAAGTAAGCTGCACTCATTATCGGGTTTATCGCGGGCTCAAAAGCTTCAAAGTATAAACCTTGAAGGCTGCACGGGACTGAAGACGCTTCCTCAAGTGCTGCAGAACATGGAAAGTCTCATGTTCCTGAATCTGAGAGGATGTACGAGCCTCGAGTCTCTTCCAGATATAACATTGGTTGGTCTAAGAACTTTAATCCTCAGCAACTGCTCAAGGTTTAAGGAATTCAAGCTGATTGCAAAGAATCTTGAAGAATTGTACTTAGATGGCACTGCCATTAAGGAACTTCCTTCAACAATCGGAGACCTCCAAAAGCTTATCTCGCTGAAACTGAAAGACTGCAAGAATCTGTTGAGTCTCCCTGACTCTATAGGAAACCTAAAAGCTATTCAAGAAATAATACTCTCTGGTTGTTCAAGCCTTGAGAGTTTCCCAGAAGTTAACCAAAACTTGAAACACTTAAAGACTTTACTACTAGACGGAACAGCCATAAAGAAGATTCCTGACATTTTGCATCACCTATCTCCTGATCAAGGCCTGACATCTTCCCAATCAAACTGCCATTTGTGTGAATGGCCGCGTGGAATCTACGGATTATCGTCAGTGCGACGTTTATCTCTGAGCAGTAATGAGTTCAGAATCTTGCCGAGGAGTATTGGTTATCTCTACCATCTAAACTGGCTTGACTTGAAGCACTGCAAGAATCTTGTCTCTGTTCCAATGCTTCCACCAAATCTTCAATGGTTAGACGCACACGGCTGCATTTCATTGGAAACGATTTCCATCCTTTCAGATCCTCTTCTGGCGGAAACAGAGCATTTGCACTCCACATTTATCTTCACTAACTGTACCAAACTTTATAAAGTTGAGGAGAATAGCATCGAATCCTACCCTCGGAAGAAAATCCAGTTGATGTCAAACGCACTAGCTCGCTATGAAAAG GGATTAGCTCTCGATGTTCTGATCGGAATCTGCTTTCCCGGATGGCAAGTGCCCGGGTGGTTCAATCATCGAACGGTTGGATTAGAGTTGAAGCAAAACCTGCCGCGACATTGGAACGCAGGCGGGCTTGCCGGTATAGCTCTTTGTGCTGTGGTCTCATTCAAGGACTACATATCAAAGAATAACAGGCTCTTAGTTACATGTAGCGGTGAgttcaaaaaagaagacaagactTTGTTCCAGTTTAGTTGCATTCTTGGTGGTTGGACTGAACATGGAAGCTATGAAGCCCGCGAGATCAAGTCTGATCATGTCTTTATCGGCTACACCAGCTGGTTGAATTTCATGAAAAGTGACGACAGTATAGGATGTGTTGCAACCGAGGCTTCACTAAGATTCCAAGTTACGGACGGGACAAGAGAGGTTACAAACTGCACTGTCGTCAAGTGCGGCTTTAGTCTCATCTATTCACACACTAATGTTGATCATAGCTTGTGTACAGACAATTATTCTGATGTAACTACAACTACCAGTGGGGGTACAAGCTCCGGTTCAATAACGGACGTTGGAGAAAGTTGTTACCAAAATGGAAGTGAAGAAATCATAGAGGAAGCAATGCTTTTCGCAGCTTCaagagaagttgaagaagaagaagacacagaGAGCTTAGTGACATTAAGCTCACTAATGGGAGAAAGTCCAAAGAGAAGTGAGAAGAAGGTACTGATGAGTGTCCGTAATGGTTCCACTAGAGAGGTAGCGATAGAGAGGGACGTTAACAACGCACATTGCCTTTCGTTTTTAAATGTGTTTAGATTTTGGCGGGATTGA
- a CDS encoding Disease resistance protein (TIR-NBS-LRR class) family, with protein sequence MATSSSNVVVHQQQPPPQHKVFINFRGAELRHKFISHLLKALERERINVFIDTRETMGTGLENLFQRIQESKIAIVVISSRYTESQWCLNELVKIKECVEAGTLVVFPVFYKVDVKIVRFLTGSFGEKLETLVLRHSERYEPWKQALEFVTSKTGKRVEENSDEGAEVEQIVEHVKEILRTISGEIPRGRESESPRGEGEGEAEPKTTPSDDSLLHGIETRVEQLKEKLELKSENVTRFIGVVGMPGIGKTTLAKRLFSECGKHFLHKMFLDDVSQKPEPFLDETLHTDLLLGLWKSKNNGRDGNRAKLSIDYIKTQLQGKKVFVVLDNVGDKSQIDKILGGCDWIKAGSRIVITTSSKSVIQGLNSTYLVPGLSSCDALNHFNYHAFSASDGFYQPSFTDLAKQFVDYSMGHPSVLKLLARELRSKDESYWKEKLSALANSPSNTIQDVLRIPYDELKEQHKIVFLDIAYFFRFENESYVRRLLGSSAHADASEITDLADKFLIDISGDRVEMNDLLYTFAIGLNSQASSENTTSERRLSKHSEIVDVLMNKAEATKVRGVYLDMFEVKEMGLDSDTFNKMDDLRYLKFYNSHCHRECEAEDSKLNFPEGLEFLPQELRYLNWLKYPEKNLPINFDPKNLIDLKLPYSQIEQIWEEEKDTSNLQWLDLNHSSKLHSLSGLSRAQKLQSINLEGCTGLKTLPQVLQNMESLMFLNLRGCTSLESLPDITLVGLRTLILSNCSRFKEFKLIAKNLEELYLDGTAIKELPSTIGDLQKLISLKLKDCKNLLSLPDSIGNLKAIQEIILSGCSSLESFPEVNQNLKHLKTLLLDGTAIKKIPDILHHLSPDQGLTSSQSNCHLCEWPRGIYGLSSVRRLSLSSNEFRILPRSIGYLYHLNWLDLKHCKNLVSVPMLPPNLQWLDAHGCISLETISILSDPLLAETEHLHSTFIFTNCTKLYKVEENSIESYPRKKIQLMSNALARYEKVFPFIHNIFPCIFSC encoded by the exons ATGGCGACTTCCTCCTCAAACGTAGTGGTTCACCAGCAGCAGCCGCCGCCGCAACATAAAGTGTTCATAAATTTCCGAGGAGCTGAGCTGCGACACAAGTTCATCAGTCATCTACTGAAAGCCTTGGAGAGGGAAAGAATCAACGTGTTCATAGACACTCGAGAAACAATGGGCACAGGTCTGGAAAACCTATTCCAGAGAATACAAGAGTCGAAGATTGCGATTGTGGTCATTTCAAGCAGGTACACTGAGTCACAATGGTGCTTAAATGAGCTGGTAAAGATCAAAGAGTGTGTGGAGGCAGGGACCTTGGTGGTATTTCCAGTGTTCTACAAGGTGGACGTTAAAATCGTGAGGTTCCTAACAGGATCGTTTGGtgaaaaattagaaacattAGTGTTGCGTCATAGTGAAAGATATGAGCCATGGAAGCAGGCTCTAGAGTTTGTGACCTCGAAGACAGGCAAGAGGGTGGAGGAAAATAG CGACGAGGGTGCGGAGGTTGAACAAATCGTGGAGCATGTAAAGGAAATCCTAAGAACAATTTCAGGGGAGATTCCACGAGGAAGAGAAAGTGAATCGCCgagaggagaaggagaaggagaagcagagCCTAAGACTACTCCTTCAGATGATTCTCTACTCCATGGGATTGAAACAAGGGTAGAGCAACTAAAAGAGAAGCTAGAGTTGAAATCTGAAAATGTCACTCGCTTTATCGGCGTTGTTGGGATGCCTGGAATAGGTAAAACGACTCTTGCCAAGAGACTATTCAGTGAATGTGGAAAACATTTCCTGCATAAGATGTTTCTAGATGACGTGAGCCAGAAGCCAGAGCCTTTTTTAGACGAGACGCTGCACACGGACCTATTGCTCGGGTTATGGAAGAGCAAAAACAATGGGAGAGATGGAAATAGAGCCAAGTTATCGATTGACTACATAAAGACTCAActacaaggaaaaaaagtttttgttgttcttgacaATGTGGGTGACAAGAGTCAGATAGATAAGATTCTTGGTGGGTGTGACTGGATAAAAGCAGGAAGCAGAATTGTGATCACAACGAGCAGCAAATCGGTGATTCAAGGACTCAACAGCACTTATCTCGTCCCGGGGCTGAGTAGCTGTGATGCCCTAAACCATTTCAACTATCACGCGTTTTCTGCTAGTGACGGTTTCTACCAGCCAAGTTTCACGGATCTTGCAAAACAGTTTGTGGATTACTCTATGGGACATCCATCAGTTCTCAAGCTGCTTGCTCGTGAGCTTCGTAGTAAAGACGAGAGTTACTGGAAAGAAAAGCTTAGTGCTCTTGCTAATAGCCCAAGCAACACGATTCAAGATGTTTTGAGAATACCTTATGACGAGCTTAAGGAGCAGCACAAGATCGTGTTCCTCGACATTGCCTATTTCTTCAGGTTTGAGAATGAGAGTTACGTGAGGAGATTGCTTGGTTCTTCGGCTCACGCAGATGCGAGTGAAATAACTGATCTAGCCGATAAGTTTTTGATCGACATTAGTGGCGATCGTGTCGAGATGAATGATCTGTTGTATACTTTCGCGATAGGTCTGAATTCGCAAGCATCCTCTGAAAATACAACAAGTGAGCGTAGGCTCTCAAAGCACTCTGAGATTGTTGATGTTCTCATGAACAAAGCG GAAGCAACCAAGGTCAGAGGAGTTTACCTTGACATGTTCGAGGTAAAGGAAATGGGCTTAGACAGTGACACGTTCAACAAAATGGATGATCTCAGATACTTGAAGTTCTACAATTCTCATTGTCATAGAGAATGTGAAGCTGAAGACAGCAAACTAAACTTCCCCGAGGGACTCGAGTTCCTGCCGCAAGAGCTTCGATATCTTAACTGGCTTAAATATCCGGAGAAGAACCTTCCTATAAATTTTGACCCAAAGAATCTTATCGACCTCAAGCTGCCTTATAGTCAGATTGAGCAGATTTGGGAGGAGGAGAag GATACATCCAACTTACAGTGGCTGGATCTGAATCATTCAAGTAAGCTGCACTCATTATCGGGTTTATCGCGGGCTCAAAAGCTTCAAAGTATAAACCTTGAAGGCTGCACGGGACTGAAGACGCTTCCTCAAGTGCTGCAGAACATGGAAAGTCTCATGTTCCTGAATCTGAGAGGATGTACGAGCCTCGAGTCTCTTCCAGATATAACATTGGTTGGTCTAAGAACTTTAATCCTCAGCAACTGCTCAAGGTTTAAGGAATTCAAGCTGATTGCAAAGAATCTTGAAGAATTGTACTTAGATGGCACTGCCATTAAGGAACTTCCTTCAACAATCGGAGACCTCCAAAAGCTTATCTCGCTGAAACTGAAAGACTGCAAGAATCTGTTGAGTCTCCCTGACTCTATAGGAAACCTAAAAGCTATTCAAGAAATAATACTCTCTGGTTGTTCAAGCCTTGAGAGTTTCCCAGAAGTTAACCAAAACTTGAAACACTTAAAGACTTTACTACTAGACGGAACAGCCATAAAGAAGATTCCTGACATTTTGCATCACCTATCTCCTGATCAAGGCCTGACATCTTCCCAATCAAACTGCCATTTGTGTGAATGGCCGCGTGGAATCTACGGATTATCGTCAGTGCGACGTTTATCTCTGAGCAGTAATGAGTTCAGAATCTTGCCGAGGAGTATTGGTTATCTCTACCATCTAAACTGGCTTGACTTGAAGCACTGCAAGAATCTTGTCTCTGTTCCAATGCTTCCACCAAATCTTCAATGGTTAGACGCACACGGCTGCATTTCATTGGAAACGATTTCCATCCTTTCAGATCCTCTTCTGGCGGAAACAGAGCATTTGCACTCCACATTTATCTTCACTAACTGTACCAAACTTTATAAAGTTGAGGAGAATAGCATCGAATCCTACCCTCGGAAGAAAATCCAGTTGATGTCAAACGCACTAGCTCGCTATGAAAAGGTATTCCCCTTCATTCACAACATCTTTCCTTGCATTTTCTCTTGTTGA